The DNA sequence AGCTTCAGCTTGGATTTGTTGATGGCTTCCAGCTTGCCGTTCAAGGAGCGGGCGGCTTTGGCATCCTGCTGGAAGTACCTAACGATGCCGCGGGCGATATCCAGGGCTTCTCCCACCTGCTGGACCTCCAGCCCGGCTTTGACGCAGAGGTGGAGGCTGCGCGCGGCGCAAAAGACGTTGCTCCAGCCCTGCGGCGCCAGctgcggcgcggcggcgccgtCGTGCATCACGCAGAAGACGGATTTGCCGGCTAAGCCGAATTCGGCCAAGAGGGCCACCAGCTTCTCCCCTAAACCCTCCTCCGCTTTGGCTCGTCGCGTCTCCAGCAGGCACCGCGCTCGCCGCCACTCCCCGTCGATGAAGTTGGCCGTGACGCTCAAGTAGGTCTGGTCGAACTGGGAGACCCACGGCTCCGCGCAGAGCACGATGGCCTGCGCCGTCTGCAGGTAGCGCTCCAGGTGTTGCTTGACCGCGTTGTAGCGGTGCCACAACATGCCGGAGAGCTGGACGGGCGACGGCAGGGTGAAATTGGGCTCTAAGTAGCCCAGGAGGAGCCCAAACCCTTTGTCCTTCACCATGGAGAGAGGGTGCAGGTCGCGGAAGATCATCTCCAACACCAACTCCATGATGACCTCGCTCCTGGGCTCCGAGCAGGACGCCGGGTGGTAGAAACCACTTTCCGGCGTCATCTGCCGGCACCGTTTGCCGGCGTTTTCCGGCGTCGCGTAGTCGCCTTCGGCAACTTGGTCGTCCTTGAGGTGGGACAACAAGGTGTCGCGGATGCCGTGCTTCCTCACCAGGTGCTCCCGCATGGTGGTGGTGCTGTTGTGGAAGGAGAGCTGCTTCTTGCAGATGTTGCACTCCACGTAGGCGTCCCCCAGTTTGGCGTAATAATTCCACACCTTGGATTTGCGGCGGTCGACGTAGAGCGCGGTGGTggtgccgctgccgccgccgccgctgccgtcCTGGCCCCCGCCGCCTTTCTCCCGCTTCCTCCGTGCCGCCGGCGCCACGTTGTAGGTGTTGAAGACCATGGGGATTTCCTCTGGGGGAGGGGACAAACGCGACACAACGCGGCctcaatttttaatttgcaacCTCTTGGTGGCTGCCGAGTGCCGCGTTTTGACgtatttatggggtttttttttggggggaaaaaaaggcctaaACGGCACACGTACCTTGCACCGTcggcgggaggagggggagaggcggCTCCTCTGTCACCTCCTCCTTCGGCTGCGTCTCTCCGCCCGTCTCCGGCTTGAGGCGTTTCGGCAGGAGCTGGGGGTTTCCCTCAGCCATCGCCGCCTGGGTGGCAGTTTGGGGAGAGAAAACGAGGACGGTTACGGTAATTGCCGACCGGCTCGGTGTTTTGGCGAGGTGTTGCCAAAACAAACCGGATTGGGCACGAGGAGGAAACTTCCCGCCGGACACCACGGAACGGGGGGTTCTGGGCCGTGACTCACCTCCTCGCCGCGGTGCTGCCGGGCCCGGAGATCAACCAGGAGCTCAGCGAGGCGCCGCCGGCCGCGCCAGGGAGCGGAACCGGTGGTGGTGGACCAGTGAAGGTGACCCTGGTGATGGTGAACCCAGTGGAGATGAACTGGTGAAGGTGAAGCCGGCAACGGTGACCCAGCGAAGATGAACCCGATGACGGTGAAGCTGGCAAAGGTGACCTGGTGACGGTGAATCTGGTGAAGGCGAACTGGTCAAGATGACCTGGCGATGGTGAACTGGTCAAGACGAACCCAATGAAGATGACCCGGCGATGGTGAATCCGGTGATCGTGAACTGGTCAAGCTGAACCCAATGAAGACGACCCGGCGATGGTGAATCCGGTGATGGTGAACTGGTCAAGCTGAACCCAATGAAGACGACCCGGCGATGGTGAATCTGGTGATGGTGAACTGGTCAAGCTGAACCCAATGAAGATGACCCGGCGATGGTGAATCCGGTGATGG is a window from the Rissa tridactyla isolate bRisTri1 unplaced genomic scaffold, bRisTri1.patW.cur.20221130 scaffold_535, whole genome shotgun sequence genome containing:
- the LOC128903629 gene encoding E3 SUMO-protein ligase ZBED1-like, which produces MAEGNPQLLPKRLKPETGGETQPKEEVTEEPPLPLLPPTVQEEIPMVFNTYNVAPAARRKREKGGGGQDGSGGGGSGTTTALYVDRRKSKVWNYYAKLGDAYVECNICKKQLSFHNSTTTMREHLVRKHGIRDTLLSHLKDDQVAEGDYATPENAGKRCRQMTPESGFYHPASCSEPRSEVIMELVLEMIFRDLHPLSMVKDKGFGLLLGYLEPNFTLPSPVQLSGMLWHRYNAVKQHLERYLQTAQAIVLCAEPWVSQFDQTYLSVTANFIDGEWRRARCLLETRRAKAEEGLGEKLVALLAEFGLAGKSVFCVMHDGAAAPQLAPQGWSNVFCAARSLHLCVKAGLEVQQVGEALDIARGIVRYFQQDAKAARSLNGKLEAINKSKLKLVMDAGSRWLTTIEMCERLLELKWAIMSVLEEHPKGATGVQNLADHQWKLLQDLLPVMRTVKLATAFLREEQNASVSSLLPCVHGVAAAIGQQAEEAGAVIKTVVANIRTELRRCWGLAEEEKVLESPAVIASFLDPRFKEMRFLSPGLRNELHQRVKNMLSQVCSPQSPPAAQFWAPNSDYKAESGQGGNQLPAHKSRCSGAASQSIYDVLLGKDPTENMPEIHQQLENYIVEPLCKRSTDPLDWWKSNEHRFPAVARLSRQYLAIPATAVSPEQAFAADESGLEHRRAVLAPENLDQILFLHQNFDFLESIRNSNEARSRNPHAEPFRGAVGV